One window of the bacterium genome contains the following:
- a CDS encoding BamA/TamA family outer membrane protein codes for MGGGPTPAAVGIRARKQVLSLVTVLVVILLPQGAPAQTGGTDDSAPSGPIIEHLRFDGLTLFEESEIAEQIVTSERAALDPRFWRPAPRLDPFTLEDDLDRIRDLYRSVGHFEAEIQADVVPLAPSRSAERVDVHLTIVEGPATRLDGWDLTIVEPADAARPLSDAERTALQAIVEPRDEGRFGTRLYRERREALLLACAEMGFLFARIEGRASVSTETLSARVDWQLRIGRRATVGAISFTGLERVSRHVVARELRLERGEVLRASMLRDSERRLIETALFRSVVVGEPKGGDGARVDGVVDLEIFLEEAPPRSARASIGYGREDGPRAEVSLDWRNFLGDARRLRLRAFGSFLDVGFEGTLGQPHFFGPKTRVDLSVSALRRARPGYEAFVTGASGIVSHALRRDGPVTVFGGLGYELSDILSFEISTSPAVRGPEDSVIVNGFGGIRYDGVDDRLDPRHGFRATLEAELGGFPLGSDLDYHQWSLDLRAYRALGPVVLAARAAATTLDPIDGSRDDVPLTRRLYSGGTQSIRGFGFQKLGPEDAANDPIGGLSRMELGTELRLRVYGPFALVGFVEAGDVRSRPFAFHPSALRAAAGPGLRVDTPVGPLRLDVGFLLNPPRDTDPWRIHLSVGHAF; via the coding sequence ATGGGCGGCGGCCCCACGCCCGCGGCGGTCGGAATCCGAGCGAGGAAGCAAGTCCTGTCCCTCGTGACGGTGCTCGTCGTGATCCTGCTCCCGCAGGGGGCGCCTGCACAGACCGGGGGCACCGATGATTCCGCGCCGTCCGGCCCGATCATCGAGCACCTCCGCTTCGACGGGCTGACCCTCTTCGAGGAGTCCGAGATCGCCGAGCAGATCGTCACCTCGGAACGCGCCGCGCTCGACCCGCGGTTCTGGCGCCCCGCCCCGCGGCTCGATCCGTTCACGCTGGAAGACGATCTGGACCGTATCCGCGATCTGTACCGCTCGGTCGGCCACTTCGAAGCGGAGATCCAGGCCGACGTCGTCCCGCTCGCGCCCAGCCGCTCGGCGGAGCGCGTCGACGTCCACCTCACGATCGTCGAGGGACCGGCGACCCGACTCGACGGCTGGGACCTCACGATCGTCGAGCCGGCGGACGCGGCGCGACCGCTCTCCGACGCCGAACGGACCGCGCTGCAGGCGATCGTCGAGCCGCGCGACGAGGGGCGCTTCGGGACGCGACTCTATCGGGAGCGACGCGAGGCGCTGCTGCTCGCCTGCGCCGAGATGGGCTTCCTCTTCGCGCGGATCGAGGGTCGAGCGAGCGTCTCGACGGAGACCCTCTCTGCACGCGTCGACTGGCAGCTGCGGATCGGCCGACGCGCGACGGTCGGTGCGATCTCGTTCACTGGCCTCGAGAGGGTCTCGAGGCACGTCGTCGCGCGCGAGCTTCGGCTCGAGCGAGGTGAGGTCCTGCGGGCTTCGATGCTCCGCGACTCGGAGCGACGGCTGATCGAGACCGCGCTCTTCCGGAGCGTCGTGGTCGGCGAGCCGAAGGGCGGAGACGGCGCCCGCGTCGACGGCGTCGTCGATCTCGAGATCTTCCTGGAGGAAGCGCCGCCCCGGTCGGCGCGCGCGTCGATCGGCTACGGAAGGGAAGACGGCCCCCGCGCAGAGGTGTCCCTCGACTGGCGCAACTTCCTGGGCGACGCGCGAAGGCTTCGGCTCCGCGCCTTCGGCTCGTTCCTCGACGTCGGTTTCGAGGGGACCCTCGGGCAGCCGCACTTCTTCGGTCCCAAGACGCGGGTCGACCTCTCGGTCTCCGCCCTGCGTCGGGCGCGTCCCGGATACGAGGCCTTCGTGACCGGGGCGAGCGGGATCGTCTCGCACGCGCTCCGTCGCGACGGGCCGGTCACCGTCTTCGGCGGACTCGGCTACGAGCTGTCCGACATCCTGAGCTTCGAGATCAGCACCTCGCCCGCGGTGCGTGGCCCCGAAGACAGCGTGATCGTGAATGGCTTCGGCGGCATCCGCTACGACGGCGTCGACGACCGTCTCGACCCGCGCCACGGCTTCCGGGCGACCCTCGAAGCCGAGCTCGGTGGGTTCCCGCTCGGCTCCGACCTCGACTACCACCAATGGAGTCTGGACCTTCGGGCCTATCGCGCCCTCGGTCCCGTCGTCCTCGCCGCGCGCGCCGCGGCGACCACCCTCGATCCGATCGACGGTTCGCGCGACGACGTTCCTCTCACGCGGCGACTCTATTCCGGTGGCACGCAGTCGATCCGAGGCTTCGGGTTCCAGAAGCTCGGCCCGGAGGACGCGGCGAACGACCCGATCGGCGGGCTCTCGCGGATGGAGCTCGGGACCGAGCTGCGCCTACGCGTCTACGGCCCCTTCGCGCTCGTGGGCTTCGTCGAGGCCGGGGACGTCCGGTCCCGTCCCTTCGCGTTCCACCCGAGCGCGCTGCGCGCCGCGGCCGGGCCCGGCCTCCGCGTCGATACGCCCGTCGGCCCGCTCCGGCTCGACGTCGGTTTCCTGCTGAACCCGCCGCGCGACACGGATCCGTGGCGTATTCATCTGTCCGTGGGGCACGCATTCTGA